The nucleotide window CTTAACCCCTTCTCTTGGATATTCTTCTCGGGGAGGATTTAAATATAGACAACCGTTTTTTTTAGCTCTCTCCGATTCTCAAGATGCTACCTTCACATATAATCATGTAGGAAGAAAGGGTAGCGGAATGGATGTAGAATATAGATACTTCTGGACTAAAGATAGCTTTGGCCAGTGGCATGCTACATTTTTCAAAGAAGAAAAACCATATGGGGCAAGTGATAAAAAATCTCTCCGCTATAATGTGCATATCAAGCATACTCAGGATTTAAACCAATACGGTATCATTAAATCCGACATAAATCATTTGAGTAATAGAAATAACTATCATGTATTTAGAGACGATGAGCTTTCTTTGACCAGCGAAAGATATACAACGAGCAAGCTGTGGTGGGAATGGCACAAAAATGAATATAAACTGGCTGTAAACAACTACTATTATGAAGACCTGCTCTCGGAAAACAATGATAAAACCTTACAAAAGTATCCTCAATTTGAGGCTTCAATAACAGAAAAAAAGATTCCATCCACGCCATTTTATCTAAACACATCAACATACTTAACAAAAAATTACAGAAAAGAAGGAGAAAAAGGATGGGTGTATTCATTATATCCCTCATTAAAAGCACCTTTTTCTATTTATCAGTTCAGCTTTTTGCCGCAAGGAAAATTATATTATGATTACAGCTGGTGGAAAAATGAAAGCGGTGAAAAACACAATAGGGGAAGAACAATTCCTGAGGGTATATTTACTGCAAGCACCACACTGGAAAAGATATGGTTTACAAATAAAGAAAATACAGAAGGCATAAGACACAAAATCATTCCTCAAATCTCCTACGATTATATTCCTTACAAAGACCAGAGTGAGCTGCCCGATTTTATATCCACTATAGATAAGAAGAATATGTTAACCTTTAGTTTGGAAAATAGAATCACACAGAAAAAGAATAATAAATATTTTAATCCTCTATATGTAAGGTTCTCTCAGCCTTTTAATATAAACAAAAAACGCCTTCACCAGAATGCTTTTGAGCCATTCTATATAGAAGGTGTATATAAACCTACAAATACATTTTCCTTTGACTGGAAAGCTCATTATTCTACCAGAAAGGGTCTTTTTACACAAAGCAGCGAAAATGCGCACATAAATGTGGGTATCTTGAAGTTCTCCACCGGCTATGTGATGAATAGAGATTCCGGTTACCTGTTGAGCGATGAGTCGTGGAGTGGAAGAGTGGATATATATCCACAATCAGGGTTGAATATTTTCTATTCATTTGAAAGAAATTTAAGATATGGATACTTTCCTCAAAAACGGTTCGGCATAAACTATATGGAAGACTGCTGGGGTATAAGCCTGCAAACATATATAAATGAAACGATGGAGGAAAATAGAGAAGGTGTTAAAGAGAGAAAGAAAAATATAGGTATATGGTTTATGTTCACTTTGAAATCCATCGGTTCCTGGGGCAAGGGAACATGAAGATTGCCTGCGGTATAACAGGAGCCAGCGGCATGCCTTATGCCGTAAGACTAATAGAATTTTTAGCTCAAACAGAAAATGAGATTTATGTGGTCATATCAAAATGGGGAAAGAAAATTATAAAGTTGGAGATGAACAAAGAATGGGAAGAGATAACTGCCGGATTTAAAGGAAAAATCTATAATTTTGAAGATGATGATCTGTTTTCACCGCTGGCCAGCGGTTCTTTCGGTATAGAAAAAACAATAATTATGCCCTGTTCTATGAAGACACTATCCGCTATTGCACACGGTTTTTCCCAAAACTTAATAGAAAGAATGGCTGATGTATCCATAAAGGAAAACAAAATGCTGATCTTAAGCCCCAGAGAGATGCCCTTTTCTCCCATCCACTTAGAAAATATGCTGAAATTAAGTAAAATAGGTGTAAAGATTGCACCCCCTATTCCTGCTTTTTACCATCATCCAGAAAATATAGAGGACATAACAGATTTCGTAGTGGGCAAAATATTGGATATATTGAAGATAGAACACAGCCTCTTTCGGAGATGGCATGGCAATCCAGCCCTTTAAAAATATCAAAAGACTGAGAAAAATCTTTATTATTGCTACTAAATATGGATTTGGGGAATTTACAGAACGCACAAAAGCTTTTCTTTTCAAAAAAAATGTAACAAATGTAGGGCGAAAACTGAGGCTGCTTCTGGAAGATTTGGGTCCCACCTTTATTAAGTTAGGACAGCTCTTGTCCACCCGAGAAGATATTTTCCCACCCTCTATAACAGATGAACTGAAAAAATTGAGAGATGAGGTAGCCCCTATT belongs to Deltaproteobacteria bacterium and includes:
- a CDS encoding LPS-assembly protein LptD — its product is MHIKITIGIIFLFLILSVHSFAQETHIEADNITYYEKQKLYIGEGHCIIKREEATLKADKIDFNKETGIAHVKGNVEFHSKDDWIKGKKGTINANLWKGFIEDATLFISKDSLWIKAKKIVILNKTHFYAENSALTSCFCKNWLKGKCNHPKWTFHARKTYVVRDKYLKAYPLVFKTKGVPVFGLPYVYRDLNKERRTGFLTPSLGYSSRGGFKYRQPFFLALSDSQDATFTYNHVGRKGSGMDVEYRYFWTKDSFGQWHATFFKEEKPYGASDKKSLRYNVHIKHTQDLNQYGIIKSDINHLSNRNNYHVFRDDELSLTSERYTTSKLWWEWHKNEYKLAVNNYYYEDLLSENNDKTLQKYPQFEASITEKKIPSTPFYLNTSTYLTKNYRKEGEKGWVYSLYPSLKAPFSIYQFSFLPQGKLYYDYSWWKNESGEKHNRGRTIPEGIFTASTTLEKIWFTNKENTEGIRHKIIPQISYDYIPYKDQSELPDFISTIDKKNMLTFSLENRITQKKNNKYFNPLYVRFSQPFNINKKRLHQNAFEPFYIEGVYKPTNTFSFDWKAHYSTRKGLFTQSSENAHINVGILKFSTGYVMNRDSGYLLSDESWSGRVDIYPQSGLNIFYSFERNLRYGYFPQKRFGINYMEDCWGISLQTYINETMEENREGVKERKKNIGIWFMFTLKSIGSWGKGT
- a CDS encoding UbiX family flavin prenyltransferase, yielding MKIACGITGASGMPYAVRLIEFLAQTENEIYVVISKWGKKIIKLEMNKEWEEITAGFKGKIYNFEDDDLFSPLASGSFGIEKTIIMPCSMKTLSAIAHGFSQNLIERMADVSIKENKMLILSPREMPFSPIHLENMLKLSKIGVKIAPPIPAFYHHPENIEDITDFVVGKILDILKIEHSLFRRWHGNPAL